The genomic interval TTGGTATACGCTTGagattatcattaaaatcaacatGATAAAGTCCCCAATTTCCAGAATAGCCTGCTTGAAATTCAAATGTATCAAATGCTGCCCATGCAAAATAACCGCGAACGTTTGCGCCATCGCTATCAATGTAAacatataaaaacaataaaaaaaaaattagtttcttTTGAAAACAAGTTATAAAAGCACATTGTTTTTCATCAAAAAGTGAAGCACGATTTCACATCCAAGTACCTTTCATGGTAAtgtttatatgtatatatatatatatatatatatatatatttattatcaatCTCCATTGTTCTCTAACTATAAACCCAAAATATATGTCGTCAATATCAATGCTCTCTTAATTCTCCATCGTTCTCTTATTTTAGTTAGTTCATTTTTAGAGTAACTTGACTTGAAACTATCAAAGTACTATGTGtgatataatatttaaacatCAATAAGTTAGAATTAAATACATAGGTGGTTTAAATATGAACAttataactaataaaaataacatatcatTTATAGATCTATATTTTGATTCATAGCAACAATCTCCAAATAAATAGCAAAATAAAGTAcctctaatttattttgttatcttAACTAGagtactataaaataaaatatgtacgTCAATATAGTTATGCATTGagtgtaaatgaaaatttaaaagaatctATGCACATAAGAAAAGAACGAGAACAATATAAAGCATTATAAGTTTTCACCTTATAATAAAAACATGTGTAAAGCATCACAAGTTTTCTCCCCAACTAGtagttataatatataaatcaacACATAAATAACAAAGAAATTACAATCAACAAGATAATATCTTTGAGATAAAGTATAATCGAAAAAGGTTTTAGACATTTATACTCGTgagaaatacaaaataaatattgtatttcaACGATTATGGGTTTTTAGCATATCAAACAAATTCATCGACAATAGCCTCAgtttctttatgttttttatttttataaatcaaagcAAGCAACATGACCCTATATCATACCTCATAACCCTTGTCAATCTGAAAGCATAAATTTCGTATATATTAACACTCTTctgacataaattttatatctaccaaatcaatttcaaacatataatttaatataagtaatatatattttaacaacAATGTTTAGCATATTATTGCATCACATAAAAAAGGTATAAAGCATCACacttttttaatcaaaaataagacttataacataaaaatcaacacataataaaCAACTAAATTACAATCCACATTAATGTCTTAGAGACAAAGTATAACTGAGAAATATATTAGAGACTTACCATCGAGCTAAGTAGCATGTTTCAACCGCAACGATCGTGGATAAATGAGATTCAATTACTTTCAACGTGAATAAATCttaaacatttaaaatttattattttcctaTCTTTCCTTCTATTCATTCATAGGTCTTGTATATAACAGACAAATAATAATCTTATAAAATAGGAATTTTTATCCTATTATTGCAACAACTAAACAAGATGTTTATTCTATTATTGAagcacatgaaaaaaaaaaacaagtataAACCATTCCAAATTTTCACCCCAACTAATAGTTATAACATAGAAATCAAtacataaataacaaaaataagggTTATGTTATTGTGATCAAGTTTTGGTCTCTACGAGGAATAGGATCGTGGAGGAAGAGGAAGATGATTCAAGCTAAACAAAATAAAGGCTAGGTTACTATGATTGAGTTTTGGTTTATGAGGGAAGTTTTTGTCAGCGAGAGTTTTggtttatcttaattttttttttttttataatacaacATTTACTAATATAGCTGAAATTTAtccaaaaaatacttttaaaggGTTAGTGTTTTTTAAGTTTTACTATTGTCGCACTTTTTAAAGAAAGCTCTATGCGTTGTAAAATCTAAATTTTGGTATAGTTTGATAACGTTTTTTGAAGAAGTGTTGTCTAATACTccatgtttttaaaaaataaaatacaacaacACTTTTACTCAACAAACGCTGTTAAATGTGAACGGTTAAATCCAAATTTTGGTGTACAGAAGCTAAGTTGTCGAAAAGTTATTGGGGTGAGGTGTTGTACACGGTAGtatatgttattaaatttaCTCTTATTGTCACATTGAATAGTGAGGTACTAGACAATGTATGGTTTGACAAGAATGTTAAGTATGGTCATTCGAGAGTCTTTGATTGCAAGGCTTTTGTGCATGTTCTAAAGGATGAAAGATTCAAGTTGGATGCAAAGTCAAAGCAGTGTATCTTCATTGGTTATGGTGAGGATGAATTTGGCTACAAGTTGTAAGATCCTATAGAGAAAAATGTTATCAAAAGTTGTGATGTAGTGTTTAGAATCGTGTTGAGTTTGACTTAGAGGTagagcaaatggatgtaaaaatagttttcctTCATGCTGACTTGGAGAAAAAGATCTACATGAAGCAACCTAATGGTTTTCTTTTTGAAGACAAAGGAAGACTGTGTGTGTAGACTGAGAAAGAGTCCATGTGATTTGAAGCAAGCTCCAAGACAGTGGTACCAAAAGTTTGAGTATGCTATATGTGATCAAGGATATATGAAGACTACTTATGATCATTGTgtatttgttagaaaattttctaacgATGATTTCATAAtccttttattatatattgatgacatgcttattgtttgaaaaatatttccaagattGACAAGTTAAAAAAGTAATTGGACGAGTCATTTACCATGAAAGACATAGGAGTAACTAAACAAATTATTGACATAAAAATCATGTGCGACAAAAATGAGAAGAAACTTTGGATGTCACAATAACACTATATTGAAAGAGTGTTGCAAAGGTTTCAGATGGAAAACTCCAAGGTTGTAAGTACTcctcttgctactcattttaagtTGAGTTCTAAACAATGTTCTTCTAGTGAATATGAGAAAATAGACATGAAACGAGTTCTTTATGCGTCTGATGTGAGAAGTTTGATGTATGCAATGGTGTTTATAAGACCATATATTGTGCATGTTGTTGCTATAGTTAGATTTTTGTCAAATTCGAGTAGATAGCATTAGTAATACATGTATGAGGCTTTGTTTTGAAGATGACAAAACTATTTTGGTCGAGTACTCCGACTTAAATATGGCTGGAGATATTGATTCGAGgaagaatattttataatatttttcgaatattactattattcatttcaaaatatttattaactcCTTATTAAATAGActtaatacaaattaaaaaaaaaatcacaaacgAAATCGCCACTTAATTAACGCGAAGATAAAAAACAGAACAACAAAATTGCATGTTGAATACTAATAATATCCTTCCAATTAAACAAGAACATTAAAgtataagtatttatttttatcatagattcatactgatgagaatggttcagatatgatgacgaatACCTTGcatgtgtcgaagatgatatgctgtagaaagaaagctggcatggttgagcagtaccttcccacttgagtcgtgagggggcgatttgttgggtggactcactccccaagtgaaacccactagttttattagtattagtattattattattgaaaaaaaaaatgaaaaaaaggtattattgggctaggcccacgtgaaggaaataaaagggatttagaaatcatAAGAATTAGTACAACGAAAGAGAACggctgccagagaagaaaaataagggtttggttctggtggtggtaacatgtgtgtagcaaacttgcttcgtttgatctacaaatttagtatgttatttctaccactgagtttgttattttaatatacagtgtgagtagttttatcttctctgagagtaactttggcatacccactttagtggaaggttgttattgttgattaatgttccctattgttattaggaagactctggtgtacccattaattattatagtggaagttttactggactaggtcccgtggtttttattctctcaatttgagggaagattttcacgttaaaaattgcatttgtctcatatttaattttctgccaattatttttgctatggaattgtattttctgtttgaccatttatctgcacaggtggaggaaaaatattccgcattattgagatagttatcgctaattatctttGGTTTTTTCCCAACATAATACCCTTCCAATTAAACCAGAATATTAAagaataagtatttatttttatcatacaaATCTAAAAGAGATAAATAAAGCTAGAGCCAATGTTGTTGATTTCATGGCAAGAGAACTTGGCAATTTTCCACTATCCTTCCTTAAGAAAAGGCCTTGGTATATAGGCAAATTAATGAGAACCAAAAAACCACACAACATAACTTGTAATCCCATTTTCTCATAAGCTCCAAACCCACCATCTCTCAAAATTGCATCCTTCAATACACtaactaaacaaaataaatttagcATTGCTAGTGTTGCTAATATAGTGAACATTGGTGAAGATGTTCCAAACTCCATAATTTCTTTCTCATGGCGTTTGGAAACTTCTTCTTCAGAAACCTTAGATGTGATTGTAAAGACTGGATCTGAAAATCCAAAAAGCTTCAAGATTGTGTCACTAAAGGCATATAGGTAAGAACTTGTTCTCTTGTATAACCATATCCTTAGGTCATTCCACCAACCTTTAAATGTACCTCCAGATGAAAGAAACTCCAACAAACTATAAATAGTTTCTCcaattattatatatgcatAAGGTATGAACCAAGGATTTGACATCTGAAAAATTCAACCAATAACATATTAAATCATGTGCATTTATATGCTCAATGCAAGAAATGCATTTGCTAAAAAAAAGCCTAAGTACATGTCATTTTCAAGGGAGTtcctaaaatcattttttcactTTGGGTTTCAAATTTTATTCCTAAAATCAAATGAGTATCACAAtgtgaaaaaaaatagaaaaaaattgcaGTTGGAAACATTTTTCTAGAGAAAATATGCATTTTAatcattgaaattaatttataaaggTCAATGGATTTAGTCTCTTAAGTTGAAATAAATCAATGAATTTAGtcctttttgttttcaaattttgcACCACAATTTTAAAAGATCTTTGTTTATTTTGATGCAGCAGTTGACTATTTAAGTCAATAAGTACGgatgttaatgattatgataaatatttacttcaaaaatattttgataagactaaatcaattgatattttttaatttaaagaattaaactttttatttcGTAAATTTGAGAAACTAAATTGACGTAATATTTATGCCATTTTTCTATCTACATCTCTTTGAATTATGAAAAAATGATTCTTATCTttatataactaattaaaataaaacaaaataaaatattcattaaaggGAATTGTTTTGTTACCTTTGGAAACAAGTTGATGCCTTTGATGAGATAAAGTGAAGGGATGATGGAGTAATATAATGTTGCTAAACAATTAGGTGCCCATAAGCAATAAGCACAATATCCCATTTGGAGGCCAAAACTAATCCTTCCAAAACCATACCATGCAGGACTATACTTAGATAGCAAAATTTGAAAGTCTCCTTCAGACCATCTCTTATGTTGAACAAGTACTTGAAGCAAAGAAGTTGGAGCTACACCTAAAAAAGCCTTCCTTGGTGGATTGTAGTACACTGATTTCCATCCTTGACTTTGTATAGACAAACCTGATATCACATCCTCCACCGGACACCCGTATTTCAAACCCATCTGCAATTCAAGAAAACATTACTAAATTTGATCAAAAgttaatagttttaaattgcagtCTGCATCCGCAATTGTGAGTTTGTGACTGCAATGcaaatattttagaaatctCTACAACGACGTCTTAGTTGCATTTGCGGATAAGAGGCAATCGCAAAATGTAGTGACTACGTCAACCACATATGGATCGTCTGATCAAAATTGGACGGTCTAAatttcaaactcaaattttagattttcataaaaaaatttaaaatctaatttGAGTTGTACTGTCCGATCAAAATTGAACGATCCTACTATGATTGCTTGTATGCAGTAAACTGCAATTTAGAACCTTGCACTACATAATAATACTTGGGTGTATTTGTGTGTATGAATGTGTATTGATGACCTCTTTTCCCCATAGTGTGTTTTCTTCATATGAGCAGCTTGCTAGATCCTTTGATTTTTCTTCTAGTTCATGCAAGTTTGCTTCTATGAACAAGTCATCTTCATTCATCCAATTATGCCTATATTCATCACTAAACTTCATTCCACAAAGAGATTCTCTCTTGTGAAAGCAGCCAGTTCCTATGTACAAAGGGCCACCACAGCCATCCGCACCATGAAACTCTACCTTCACAtacatacaaaattaattttaagtacACACAATTTATCAACTATAATAGCCTATTGCTTTTTATATGTAGTAAATAAACAggaaaataaatacttttgttcCATAAAGCGTCTTATAAACTTGTACATTGTAAAAAATACCATCACAAATTTTTTTAGGTAAAAATATTAATGGTTAGTATATTATGTTGGAAGCTAGGATTTAAACTCTGGACCTTGTTCTCAAattctttaattaaaatctCTAACTTATGTGACctttgatataaaaataaaaaaaatactgacCTCGCTAACCAATAGTAGAGCACTCGAATATAAATCATTCTTAGTGACATTCTCAAAGTTTTGTGGAAATTGCACATAAGCAATTTCATGGCCTTTCTCTTCATCCATGAAAAAACAGAGAGCATCCCTTATAGATTCTGAATTGTTTGAGTACATGTCACAATCTACAGTTAGAATTATTTTCCCGTTGCTGATAATCGAAGACACCCTTAACTGCATTTCAAAAGTTACATATTTAATACATATTAATTGAGCACCATATGTATACACACATTCATGACCAAAATTGAATAATTGATAAATTG from Cicer arietinum cultivar CDC Frontier isolate Library 1 chromosome 5, Cicar.CDCFrontier_v2.0, whole genome shotgun sequence carries:
- the LOC101506417 gene encoding cellulose synthase-like protein E1, whose protein sequence is MRNRGEYTPLFETKNGRGNFIYRLFAISLFVSICFIWFYRFNHIIIITTNYTQEKNGGNWVWLGLFAAELWFGFYWILTQALRWNRVFRQTFKNRLSQRYEHMLPKVDIFVCTANPVIEPPIMVINTVLSVMSYDYPSEKMSVYLSDDGGSELTFYALLEASTFAKHWVPFCKRFKVEPRSPAAYFNTTLHSSSDSLSDINFANELAIVKKLYNEMERRIKDATELKRVPNEARLKHEGFSQWDSYSSPRDHGTILQILFHKKDPNNSKDVDGFILPTLVYLAREKRPQYHHNFKAGAINSLLRVSSIISNGKIILTVDCDMYSNNSESIRDALCFFMDEEKGHEIAYVQFPQNFENVTKNDLYSSALLLVSEVEFHGADGCGGPLYIGTGCFHKRESLCGMKFSDEYRHNWMNEDDLFIEANLHELEEKSKDLASCSYEENTLWGKEMGLKYGCPVEDVISGLSIQSQGWKSVYYNPPRKAFLGVAPTSLLQVLVQHKRWSEGDFQILLSKYSPAWYGFGRISFGLQMGYCAYCLWAPNCLATLYYSIIPSLYLIKGINLFPKMSNPWFIPYAYIIIGETIYSLLEFLSSGGTFKGWWNDLRIWLYKRTSSYLYAFSDTILKLFGFSDPVFTITSKVSEEEVSKRHEKEIMEFGTSSPMFTILATLAMLNLFCLVSVLKDAILRDGGFGAYEKMGLQVMLCGFLVLINLPIYQGLFLRKDSGKLPSSLAMKSTTLALALFISFRFV